Part of the Triticum aestivum cultivar Chinese Spring chromosome 4D, IWGSC CS RefSeq v2.1, whole genome shotgun sequence genome is shown below.
cagcacgatggcatggtggtgatcgagctcgtggttctccgacagagcttcactaagcactacggaggaggaggaggaggagttggaggaggagagggttgcgccagggaagggggtgcggctgccctctctctctccctcactatatatagggggaaggggggaggaggaggcaccctagggtttccctaggggaggggcggcggccacaggagaaaccctagatgggtttgggcgcccccacccctaggaaacttgccccccaagccgggaggggtggctgccctaggggaggcgcccccacctctccacgttacgtgagatggggtgggaggggcgcacagcctcctagtgggctgatgtgccccctccccttggcccataaggctccccaacacttgtcggggcctctAAAACCCCTTCGggcacgctggtcgtcacccggtacccccggaatgattccggactccaatacccttcgtccaatatatcgatcttcacctctggaccatttcgaagttcctcgtcacgtccgggatctcatccgggactccgaacaaccttcggtaaccacatactatttcccataacaactctagcgtcactgaaccttaagtgtgtagaccctatgggttcgggaaccatgcagacatgaccgagacacctctccggccaataaccaatagtgggatctgggtacccatattggctcccacatgttccacgatgatctcatcggatgaaccacaatgtcggagattcaatcaatcccgtatacaattccctttgtccatcggtatgttacttgcccgagattcgatcgtcagtattcccatacctcattcaatctcgttgccggcaagtctctttactcgttccgtaacgcatgatcccgtgactaactccttagtcacattgagctcattatgatgatgcattaccgagtgggcccagagatacctctccgtcatagggagtgacaaatcccagtctcgattcgtgccaacccaactgacactttcggagatacctgtagtgcacctttatagccactcagttacgttgtgacgtttgatacatccaaaccactcctacggtatccaggagttgcacaatctcatggtctaaggaaatgatacttgacattagaaaagctctagcaaacgaactacacgatcttgtgctatgcttaggattgggtcttgtccatcacatcattctctaatgatgtgatcccgttatcaacgacatccaatgtccatggtcaggaaaccatgaccatctattgatcaacgagctagtcaactagaggcttactagggacatattatgatctatgtattcacacatgtattacggtttccggttaatacaattatagcatgaacaatggacaattatcatgaacaaggaaatataataataaccattttattattgcctctagggcatatttccaacaggaagcaCTTGTTGTTTGGGCGAAGAGATGTGGTAGGCGCAAAGACAGCTGAGATCgagtacatgagtagcttcatcttgaaaacCTCACCATGGGTTTTCATGCTCTCCAGAGAATTTGCCAGCACAGTCGTGTTCGGCATGGATGCCgtcccaggaaacaaacgggcaaACAACGTTTCCTCAATCTTATTATTGACCTTGTACGGGACTTCGATTTCTCCACGGGGCACACCTaaagtgcagaacacggattcctcgtccaacggcagtcttccacgtcccggaatcacaaATTCCCTGGAGGCAGTATCGTAAATCTCACcgagccagtcgcatacagggttcactaggttcttgcaccgaacatccatcagagcctgcatccccatctcagcagcagctcccttctgCTCGTCAGTAAAGCCCTCGGTCAATATAGTCAGGCGTTCTTGTGAAGCCCTATTGCGATAacgtttcttcttctgcataaCAGACAAATGATGATTTGTTGCCATGTTTCAGTATCATGAAAATTTAGTTCCTAACAGACGATTGCAAACTCAATGTGACATTCAAAAACATATGGGGGTGGAAAGTTACCTCATCGCCATCTTTTGTCCGTCCAGTTGCACGATTCTGTTGCGGTAactccatgaaatcatcatcatcgtcttgaTGATCGCCGCGAGCCATTGTGCTGAGGTAAGAACAGAACAAAATGTCAGGGTGAAATGAACTTATGAAGGAAGCAGCTGCTACCTAACACAATGTACTTGCCACATGGGCTCAAATGAAAGTGGCAAAAGATTAGGCAATATCATAGGAACACCCACACCCCCTATGATTGTCCAACAAGAAATGTGGCAACTAAACACGTTGGCTTCATTTGAAAAATGTAAAGATCATAAGGCACTTACACAAATGTTCaagttgccatgttagcacaaGAAAGTACAGAGAAAGGCACACATCttcacctgcacaaacaaataatgTGGCAACTCACACGCTGCCCTCATATTAAAATGAGTTGCCATATGTTCACAGGCAAATGTActaggttgaaattgccatgttaaaatgcaagACAATTCAAAAAGTGCTGAAAACATCCACTAAACAATCAGTAATGTGGCAATTCAAACATCGGCCTCAtattaaaaatgagttgccatgtaatacaaccaaatatgttcagatatcacaagtcaGCATGGCAAAACACAAATTGAGTCTATGGTACAGtgaatttgccacattatcctgcCTACAGCATGGAAACAACCATAGTGTGATcacaaaattagttgccacatggaaagcatatctgtggcaactgacacagttgatcaggaaattagttgccatccagtgcagATAGTTgctgaaactaccatggctgcctTTATACTACACTTTGAAATACAAgtacctagatctagggttcattggCAACTATCATAACCTGAAATTCAACAACGAAAAACTTTCTCCACTGATCGCAAATAGCATTTCGAGGCAATACATAACTAACATCTAGAAAAACGCCGGCTATCTCGCAAGGCAGAACCAGGATGTGGCTGCGGACAGGCCGAGCCACACCGGCATGACTGCCACCGCGGCGGCGACGAAACTGCGCAATGCCACTAAAAAACGGCAAGCACGGGACTCTGCCGCCGACGGGAACGCCGGAGCACCGCGAATCCGCCGGAATCTTGATGAATCTCGAGCGGAAAATTGGCCACAGATGGGGGCAGGGAATGCAGGCAAGGAATGTGGGCGTGGGGAGGAGCATTACCTTCAATCTGCGGGGCTTTCCGGCGAAGACGCTCCGGTCCGGCGAGCCCCACCGACGGTCGCGAATGCCGtcgactcttccgcctccgccgccgccttctcctctcGGCTTCTCCTCCAATCGACTGAACTGCTATGTGGGTTGGGTGAGTAATGAAGTGGAGCGAGTAAATGGAACCGCGAGGGGAGGAGGGACGAAGTGCGAGACGTGGTTGACGGCAACCGCATGCGGGTGTGGCGTGCGGGCGCCaagcagttccaccgcacgcccccgAGTGGCAACCGTTGACCGCGGAGAGAAAACCGGCGTGCGGGCGAACTCTCGCACATGCCACACACGCGAggtgtcctacgtggcacacaaaatcacccatttcgtgccaagattcgtgcagaagtGACTGAACGGGGATGGAGGCGTGTGGGtgagttggctaacgcccacacgtgtgggcgttagtgttttcgaaAAAAAAATGATATCATTTAATCTGAACAACAATATAGTCCAAGGTCATTACAGACTTTTCCCTGACCATACGGCAGATAAGCTGACAAAACAgacatgaaaaagaaaaagaactggCTTATTATCTGAAGCTTACTCTCACAGAAGCTTATCTGGAGCTTATTCTCCCAGGAGCTTATTTCCACGGCATAGCTTAGAAGAACTGGCCCTGAAGATAGTCAGCCCCGCCAAAGAAGAGCCGGTCTATGTACTACCGTGGCTGGTCTTTGGTCATCTTGTGCACACTCCCGTATGACCCTGCCCGTGCAGCACAACACAGCACCACGCCACCACCTGTCAATGAAGAGCACTTACTACCTGGAGTACCACTGGTGCAGTTCAGACTTCAGGTCCGAAGGTTAACAGCGGTGCTCGTCATTTACTCCGGCCGACAGTGGCCGGGCATGGGCTCTCGGTGCAAACTCGGTCTGCTCCTCTTGCTCGAGTGCCTGAGCTCCTCTGCCGCCGCGGCAGCCTCCGACTCGCTCTCCGTGGGAGAATCCCTCACCGGGAACCGGACGCTGGTCTCGGAGGGAGGCAAGTTTGAGCTGGGCTTCTTCTCCCCGGCCGGCGACTCCAGCTACTACGTCGGCATATGGTACAAGCAGATCCCGGTGCAGACCGTCATTTGGGTGATGAACAGGGACCGCCCTGTCTCCGACCCATCGTCCTCGGAGCTGACGCTAGCTCCGGACGGCAACCTCGTCCTCCTCCTGAACCAGAACCAAATCTGGTCGTCGACCATTCACGCACGTACGAGCAACGGGCCCGTCGTGGCGGCGCTCCTCGACAGCGGGAACCTCGTTCTGCGGGGCCGGCAGCCGGGCAACTCGTCGGAGGTCATGTGGCAGAGCTTCGAGCACCCGACCGACACGCTCATGCCGGGCGGCTGGGTCGGGCTGAACAAGAGCAGCGGCGCGTACCAGACGCTCGTGTCATGGAGGAGCGCCGTCGACCCATCCACGGGATTGTACATGGACTGGGTCGACCCGTCCGGGTCCGGCCAGTACACCTTCTCGTGGAACGGCACGACCGTGTACCACCGCGTCGGTGCGTCGAGCGGCCAGCGCTTCGCCTCCGTGCCGGAGATGGGCATGTCGGCTAGGTACAAGTACAACTCCGTCAACAACGACGAGGAGGTCAGCTTCTCCTTTGAGGTGGTCAACCCATCTACCCTGTCGAGGATGGTGATGAGCCCGCACGGGCAGCTCACCATGTTCGACTGGTCCAGCGAGTCCCGGCAGTGGCTGCTCCACTGGGCGACCCCCACGTCGCCGTGCGACGTGTACTCGGTGTGCGGGCCCTTCGGCCTGTGCGACGTGGCCGGCTCGCAGTACTGCCGGTGCTTGCCGGCGTTCGACGCCGCGTCGCCGGGGGATTGGAGCGGTGGCTGCGCGAGGAAGACGAGCTTGCACTGCAGCAACGGCACATCGACCGATGGGTTCCTTCCGGTGGAAAATGTCAAGCTGCCGAGCAGTTATTTCTCCGCGGCAGGTAGCTCCGGAGATTGCGCGTCGGCGTGCTTGAGAAACTGCTCTTGTACGGCGTATGCGTACAGCGGTGGTTGCATGGTGTGGGGTGGTGATCTCAGGAACATTCAGCAGGTCACCCACGGCGAAGCCGGCTCGTCCACTCTGTTCCTCCGAGTCGCCGCCGCCGATCTTACTGCCACCGGTAACCATGGCGGCGCGTCAACAAATGAACGCGACGTCATCCTGGTCGCGTCTTCGGTATCTTTTCTCACGATACTCTGCTTGTTCGTCTTCGTTTGCTGGAGGCGACGTGGCGCGAATACTGTGCGGCACGACGGCTCTCTTCTGGTGTTCAGCCACGGCTATCTGGCGCGGTGCACGGACAACTTCTCCCAGAAGCTGGGCATGGGGAGCTTTGGCTCCGTGTACAAAGGGACTCTCCGTGACGGTGTCCACACAGCGGTGGCCGTCAAGAGGCTCGAGGGATCGGCGCAGGGGGAGAAGCAGTTCCGCGCCGAGGTGAGGACCCTGGGGACGATCCACCACGTCAATCTCGTACGCCTTCGCGGGTTCTGCGCGACGAGGCGCGAGCGGCTGCTGGTGTACGACTACATGCCCAACGGCTCCTTGGCCTCCGCCATGGCCGGCCCGAGCTTCGGGCTGCTGGACTGGGGCACCAGGTTCGGGATCATGGCCGGCGTCGCCAGGGGCCTCGCCTACCTCCACGAGCAGTGCCAGGAGCGCATCGTGCACTGCGACGTGAAGCCGGAGAACATACTCCTGGACACGGCCTTCCGCCCCAAGGTGGCCGACTTCGGCATGGCGAAGCTCATCGGGCGGGACTTCAGCCACGCGCTGACCACGGCGCGGGGCACGGTGGGGTACCTGGCGCCGGAGTGGGTCCTGGGCCTGCCCATCACGCCCAAGGCGGACGTGTACAGCTACGGCATGACGCTGCTGGAGCTCGTCTCCGGCCGGAGGAACCGGGACGCCGGCGGCCGCGGCGCGGGCCACTTCCCGCTCTGGGCGGCCACCAAGGTCAGCGAGGGGCAGTTTGTGGCGCTCTTGGACGAGAGGCTGGCGGGGGACGCGGacgtgggggagctgggccgggcgTGCAGCGTCGCGTGCTGGTGCATACAGCAGAGCGAGGCGATGAGGCCGACGATGGGGCAGGTGGTGCAGGTTCTGGAGGGGTCGCTCACGGTGGGGGCTGCGCCCGTGCCCAGACACCTCGAGGTGTTCTGTGCGGAGGATTCGCGCACGCTCTGAAGAGGACCCAATCgacttgttttttttcttcttctttttttaacacAAGTAGGCGCGAATATCCGGCCAACAAGCGCCAAATTCCCATTCATCTAAGGAGCAAAGTACAGCGTGAACTGCATACCCTCTCACCTGAAGATTTTGAAGAGAAAGTAAAAGAGGGCACGAACCGTTGCCTTGAGAGGAATGAGTACAAGCGAAGACAGATTCTATTCTTTAGTTGAGACCTGATAAGCACAACCCCATTGATGTTTCTGGGgatgttttttttttttggaaagacCCGGTTTTGGCCGGCTTCATTGATTTAGGAGAAAGCATACGCGAAACAGCGGGGATCAAgtgatcatgagcacaagagaggTGTGCAAACGGAGAGCACAAAGCAAAAGAAACAGAAGAGAAGCGAAACTGGGAGGCCTTTGGCGTGCTATCTCATAGCGGCGTCCTCGAACGGGGGCTCTAAGCATGTCGCTCCGTCGAGTCTCCATTGTGCAAGATCCAGCTTGATAGCCTGGAGGACGTCGTCTGGCCGTGACATTTTGGCTCTGAAAACGCAGGCGTTCCTCTCCTTCCAAATGTGCCAGGCGATCAGAAGCAACATGGTTCTGAAACCTCGCCTCGTGCTGGTCGGTGTGCGCCTGATCATCGGGGTTTCTGGGGATGTGATAAACAACAACATTTAGAGAAGATGTGTCCTGGATAAATCTACAGAGAGGGTTGCGACATCTCCACGTGATCAAGACATCATTTATATTTCTAGCCGCCGCCATCTATGCGAAGGAAAGATTGTTAGTCAGGAAAGAAACCTGGTTAAGGTGAAGAGAGGCCACCACCGCAGTTGCTAGCCTAAATGCCAAAGCTTCTGCACATACAGGAGAATGAGCATCATCTGCACACGCCTGTACCATGATTTTCCTATCAATTCCTTGATCAGTAATACGGACAAAAACACCAATCCCAGTAATAGAGGCGAATTTTTCTTGTGCCAAGTAGCATCAGAATAGACTTTAGTTCCTGCAATAAGTAAATCAGATTTGATTGTGGATCCCTCCAAAATTTATTCTGCACCTTGGATTTGAGAGCTTGATGGTGCTGCAACTTGTTGGGCAGGGGATGGATATGAGTTGGGGTCCAGTATAGCCTGTGCTAAAGATATAGCATTAGAAGTCAGATGCACATGGTGAGGAAGCGAGTCTTTCCTGCAAAAGAGAATTTGGTTCCTGGCTTTCCACAAACACCATAAGAAAGTGAAGATATTAGGGATAGAAGCATTCGGATGATGCAAATTACAGAGAGCAAAAATAATGTTAGGCATCATAGAGTATTGGGCAACCAATATATCAGATCGCATATGCCAAGGACTTACAAACCAAGCTGCTTGAGCAAAGGAGCAGAGAAAGAAAAGGTGGATTTCATCCTCTTCCAAATTGCATTTGGTACATGTAGTGCTAATATGGACCGAGTACTTACCAGCCCTTGCTCTAGTAGGGAGGGCATGTCGAAGAAGCCTCCAAGCAAATGTTTGAACGCGAGGCGCCATGTGCTTCACTTCACTTGCTGATGCAAATTTGTGCAGGAACATGCTATGCTATGCAACAAAATTTTACACACGCGGATAGTCCAAGATCACTACGAGGTTACGGGTGATGATAATTTTAGTCGCTAGTCCATGCAACTGAAGTGGAGGAACAAGAGTTGGTGTAGTGTGGTGATTCCTGCAGCTGGGTTATACATCTCACTCACAAGAATTTCTTCAAACCCTTGGTGCACTAACCTAAGGTCTTGTGAGTCTTGCCACTTGGCCTAGCCAAGGTGGCCACACACCAGGGATTTGAATTTTTCCCGAAAGGTTCTCGAACCTTCAGAAACATTCTCTGCATCACGGGGACACTCCTGGAACATCTCGAAACACTTCCGAGATCATACAGAACACATCTGGTGCTCATTCTCCTTCATCGCCTAGTTCTCCTATAAACCACTATCCATTAACTGTGTGGCCCTACAGGTTCAAACATATGAGGACATGACCTGAAACACCTTTCGGTCCGTAATTTATAGCGGGATCTGAACACCCTCGATAAATTCCGACGTATTCACAAAGATCTTTATTGAGCGAACCTTTTGTTATCCGCATCTTCTGATGCTATCGGGTTTGGAGAACCTCTGTTCAGGGGCGGATTCCAAATGGCCCAGTAAAATCTCACGACACGTGGAACAAATCCCAAATCTTCGGGGGAGGAACTCGCTGTCAAACGAAGACACCAAATCCGAAGTCATTTAACCAAAGAAGACCGTCGTCCTCGGCGTAGAAGACCAGTTTGagggctactgacagtgtcctggactagggggtaccaacCTAGTTGGACCACAGTCCTTGGCCAATCTTATGGGCCACCATTCTCTCAAGTAAGAACTCTGGAAGTCTCGCCCTCTACGTGATCAAGACAGCTTACAGCGAAGACTTGACGTGTACTCCAAGGACATCTCCAGCCACCTTCATACGCATCTCTAGATCAACAACCGAccatgtaaccctaggtaccctcCTGGTGTGTATACAAGCCAAGGGGTTTAGCCTGTAGAGGGGATCCGATCATAATCACATCCACCTAGCCTTAGGGTTAGAACACAACTTACGAcctcgaggtagatcaagcttgtactcgatacacgatcatcaatacaatcaaagcaggacgtagggtattacctcttcgagagggcccgaacctgggtaaacactgtctctcatacgtctccgtcgtatctataatttttgattgtttcatggcaatattatacaagtttcacatacttttggcacctttttatatgatttattggactaacctattggtccagtgcccagtgccagttcctgttttttgcatgttttttgtatcgcacaatatccatatcaaacaaagtccaaatgcaataaaatttcacaaagaattattttagaatatatgtgatttttgggagttggatcaccgcaaacggaggcccacacagcccacaagacactagggcgcgctagagacccctggcgcgtggtggtgggttgtgccctcctcgaacgtcggttggagatctacttcgggcgcaaggaagcttatatccggaaaaaaatctcagcgcaatcagagttacggatctccgggaatataagaaacggtttttggccagatctggggaacgcgaaacagaagagaacagagagggagatccaatctcggaggggcggGACGCGGATAAGTGgattatggcgtatgggagtaaagaggacttgatacttaatgctatggttgggtttcacgaccttaatgatcaaggaccagagggggaactctcctcccatctagggggaagccaaggaagaagaagaaggagggggctctctccccctctctcctggtggcgccggagtgccgtcggggctaggatcatgatggcgatctacatcaatAATCTTGCTaacgtcaacaccaactttctccccctctatgcagcggtgtaacaacccttctccccgctgtaatctctacttaaacatggtgctcaactccagatattatttcccaatgatctatggttatcctatgatgtttgagtagatctgttttgtcctgtgggttaatcgtgatcttggttggtatgattgtatattttatatatggtgttgtcctacgatgccctccattctcgcgcaaatgtgagggccccccgctgtagggtgttgcaatatgttcatggtttgcttattgtcagtgttgcgggggtgacagcagcctaaacgcggataagtggattatggcgtatgggagtaaagaggacttgatacttaatgatatggtcgggtttcacgaccttaatgatctttagtagttgcagatgcttgctaggggtccaatcataagtgcatatgatccaagtagagaaagtatgttagctcatgcctctccctcatataaaattacaagaatgattaccggtacttgttatcgattgcctagggacaaatgactttcttgttgaaaaagctctctactaaaactaacttagtcgtgcctttatctaagcagcccctagattttatttacttgctctttattaccttgcaaacctaccctatcacacctacaaagtacttctagtttcatacttgttctaggtaaagcgaacgtcaagcgtgcgtagagttgtatcggtggtcgatagaacttgagggaatatttgttctacctttagctcctcgttgggttcgacactcttatttattgaaaaaggctacaaagggtcccctatagttgtgggttatcagtctCCTTCGTCCCTTGTTACCTATTGATcggagatccacagctcgggactcCCTACCCCGAGGCCTGTGGGTTTTACCAGCGACAGAAGTGGTGGCGGTTGTGAGGTGGAAATATTTAACCCTTTCTAGGGTTACACCTAGATGGCCTCAACACTTGAGTCCCATTTAGACATTATGCCCAAATTCCACTCAGGACTAACCTGAGTCTGAGTGGTCCACCCCTTCCCCTTAAATGTGCGACCCTATGGGTTTACGTACACAGAGAAACGATTGGAGTCGATAGCTGGTAGTGGCTCCAAGCAGAACATGCCACTCCTAAG
Proteins encoded:
- the LOC123100058 gene encoding G-type lectin S-receptor-like serine/threonine-protein kinase At2g19130 produces the protein MGSRCKLGLLLLLECLSSSAAAAASDSLSVGESLTGNRTLVSEGGKFELGFFSPAGDSSYYVGIWYKQIPVQTVIWVMNRDRPVSDPSSSELTLAPDGNLVLLLNQNQIWSSTIHARTSNGPVVAALLDSGNLVLRGRQPGNSSEVMWQSFEHPTDTLMPGGWVGLNKSSGAYQTLVSWRSAVDPSTGLYMDWVDPSGSGQYTFSWNGTTVYHRVGASSGQRFASVPEMGMSARYKYNSVNNDEEVSFSFEVVNPSTLSRMVMSPHGQLTMFDWSSESRQWLLHWATPTSPCDVYSVCGPFGLCDVAGSQYCRCLPAFDAASPGDWSGGCARKTSLHCSNGTSTDGFLPVENVKLPSSYFSAAGSSGDCASACLRNCSCTAYAYSGGCMVWGGDLRNIQQVTHGEAGSSTLFLRVAAADLTATGNHGGASTNERDVILVASSVSFLTILCLFVFVCWRRRGANTVRHDGSLLVFSHGYLARCTDNFSQKLGMGSFGSVYKGTLRDGVHTAVAVKRLEGSAQGEKQFRAEVRTLGTIHHVNLVRLRGFCATRRERLLVYDYMPNGSLASAMAGPSFGLLDWGTRFGIMAGVARGLAYLHEQCQERIVHCDVKPENILLDTAFRPKVADFGMAKLIGRDFSHALTTARGTVGYLAPEWVLGLPITPKADVYSYGMTLLELVSGRRNRDAGGRGAGHFPLWAATKVSEGQFVALLDERLAGDADVGELGRACSVACWCIQQSEAMRPTMGQVVQVLEGSLTVGAAPVPRHLEVFCAEDSRTL